A single region of the Salvia miltiorrhiza cultivar Shanhuang (shh) chromosome 8, IMPLAD_Smil_shh, whole genome shotgun sequence genome encodes:
- the LOC130996988 gene encoding polygalacturonase-like translates to MPKFPTFFLALIATLQTCNAALYNVVDFGAKADGKTDSSSAFLGAWAAACGSNEEPTVYVPPGTFLVNSISFDGSCKMRMQLKISGVIVAPNDYKSFLSNQAWIEFKYVSGLSIGGGVIDARGSSYWACKRGRDQANCPFGARSFSFQSCNDVIISGLKSRNSHAVHVFINGCNNITMQNLTIVAPGDSPNTDGIHIGNSNVVRVINSVIHTGDDCISIGPGSRNMSMENIVCGPGHGISIGSMGGNPNEDGVEHIVVNNSKFTNTDNGVRIKTWAKPSNAYARDIVFENLVMEDVANPIIIDQEYCPEKNCPKGNSGVKVSDVVFNNIGGTSRSQEALALICSLTKPCEEIKLQNINLSYMDQMRKKQLATSRCQNARVIRDGVVIPDCKEGS, encoded by the exons ATGCCCAAATTTCCTACATTTTTCCTAGCGCTGATCGCGACATTGCAGACGTGCAATGCGGCACTATATAACGTAGTCGATTTCGGTGCGAAGGCCGATGGCAAGACGGATTCGTCATCGGCCTTCCTCGGGGCTTGGGCGGCCGCGTGCGGCTCGAACGAGGAGCCGACCGTGTACGTTCCGCCGGGGACGTTCTTGGTGAACTCGATATCGTTTGACGGATCATGCAAGATGAGAATGCAGCTCAAAATATCTGGAGTCATTGTAGCTCCAAATGATTACAAATCTTTTCTCTCTAATCAAGCTTGGATAGAATTCAAATATGTGAGTGGTTTATCGATTGGTGGTGGCGTTATTGATGCTAGAGGGTCAAGTTATTGGGCATGTAAAAGAGGTCGAGATCAAGCGAATTGCCCCTTTGGAGCAAGG TCGTTCTCGTTCCAAAGTTGCAATGACGTGATAATTAGTGGTTTGAAATCGCGCAACAGCCACGCAGTGCACGTTTTTATTAACGGATGCAATAATATCACAATGCAAAATCTAACAATTGTCGCTCCGGGCGATAGCCCTAACACCGACGGAATCCACATCGGGAATTCGAATGTTGTTAGGGTCATCAATAGTGTCATCCACACCGGCGATGATTGTATCTCCATCGGCCCCGGCTCGAGGAATATGTCGATGGAGAACATCGTGTGTGGCCCCGGTCACGGCATAAG CATTGGAAGCATGGGAGGCAATCCAAACGAAGACGGAGTCGAACACATCGTCGTTAACAATTCTAAATTTACAAACACGGACAACGGCGTTCGGATTAAAACATGGGCTAAACCGAGCAACGCCTACGCTAGAGATATTGTCTTCGAAAATTTGGTAATGGAAGATGTTGCAAACCCTATAATCATCGATCAAGAGTATTGCCCGGAGAAGAATTGTCCAAAAGGG aactcCGGCGTGAAAGTGAGCGATGTTGTTTTCAACAACATCGGGGGCACGTCGCGGAGCCAAGAAGCGTTGGCGTTGATCTGCAGCTTGACGAAGCCATGTGAAGAGATCAAATTGCAGAATATAAATCTAAGTTATATGGATCAAATGAGGAAGAAGCAGCTTGCAACTTCAAGGTGTCAAAATGCACGAGTAATTAGGGATGGTGTTGTAATTCCAGATTGCAAGGAAGGATCATAA
- the LOC130996987 gene encoding polygalacturonase-like, with the protein MPKLATFTKPFFIVLIATLLHTCIAKSYNVVDFGAKANGKTDSSPAFMKAWAAACSSNEDSTVLVPSGTFMSNSVSFNGTCKKEMRLQILGNIVAPSYESLSDHQVWIGFYFVSRLSIIGGTIDAKGSSYWSCKRSKKDCPYGARSIALQSCKHVLVSGLKSFNSEGVHLHLNGCNNVTMQNLTLTAPGDSPNTDGIHIGNSDLVRVLHSTIGTGDDCISIGPGSTNMWVDNVAYGPGHGISIGSIGGTPKEAGVEHIVVNNSVFTDTDNGVRIKSWAKPSDAYVKDIKFENLRMQNVANPIIIDQEYCPARNCSKASSGVKISDVKFNNITGTSSTVEALILDCSLTNPCEKITLQNINLVYADKMKKVTTPATSRCQNAQVIKAGVVNPSC; encoded by the exons ATGCCTAAGTTAGCAACATTCACTAAGCCATTTTTTATTGTATTGATTGCAACATTATTGCATACATGCATTGCTAAATCATACAACGTTGTTGATTTCGGGGCGAAGGCCAATGGCAAGACGGACTCGTCACCGGCCTTCATGAAGGCGTGGGCGGCCGCCTGCAGCTCAAACGAGGATTCAACGGTGCTCGTGCCCTCGGGAACGTTCATGTCGAATTCGGTATCGTTCAACGGAACATGCAAGAAGGAAATGCGCCTCCAAATATTGGGAAATATTGTAGCTCCTAGTTATGAATCTTTAAGCGATCATCAAGTTTGGATAGGATTCTATTTTGTGAGTAGGTTATCAATTATTGGTGGCACTATTGATGCTAAGGGGTCAAGTTATTGGTCATGTAAAAGGAGCAAAAAGGATTGTCCCTATGGAGCAAGG TCAATCGCTCTCCAAAGTTGTAAACATGTCCTCGTTAGCGGCTTGAAATCGTTCAATAGCGAAGGAGTCCACCTTCATCTCAATGGGTGCAACAATGTCACCATGCAAAATTTGACATTAACCGCTCCCGGCGATAGCCCTAACACCGACGGCATCCACATTGGCAATTCCGACCTAGTTAGAGTCCTCCACAGCACTATCGGCACCGGAGACGACTGCATATCCATCGGCCCGGGCTCCACCAACATGTGGGTGGACAATGTCGCCTATGGCCCGGGCCATGGCATTAG CATTGGAAGTATTGGTGGAACACCAAAAGAAGCTGGAGTTGAACATATTGTAGTAAACAATTCTGTCTTTACAGACACAGACAACGGTGTTCGGATTAAATCATGGGCAAAACCTAGCGATGCCTACGTTAAGGATATTAAATTCGAGAATTTGAGGATGCAAAATGTTGCAAATCCTATTATCATCGATCAAGAATATTGCCCTGCGCGGAATTGCTCGAAAGCG agcTCAGGGGTGAAAATCAGCGATGTGAAATTCAACAACATAACGGGAACATCAAGCACCGTAGAAGCTCTAATATTGGATTGCAGTTTGACAAATCCATGTGAAAAAATCACATTGCAGAATATAAATCTGGTTTATGCAGACAAGATGAAGAAAGTGACGACCCCTGCAACCTCACGCTGTCAAAATGCACAAGTAATTAAGGCTGGTGTTGTTAACCCAAGTTGCTAG
- the LOC130999680 gene encoding pentatricopeptide repeat-containing protein At1g12300, mitochondrial-like, which produces MMRRRTAVSAIDLIHGSGFLNRWSHKSGILSPTFSLFSSMASQPTRPRIDFSCVKELNDAIELFQKMKCMQLEAPVLAYNKLMSISVKIEQYSFALDVFDEMLRMGVPVNVYTMTIAVNCCCLLKDIKSGFAIMGMFFKRGYEPNVTTFNTLIKGLFLDHRVVEAGKLFNKILRFRICEPNDVMILAMVDGLCKSGNVLPARDLVRRLERSRLRPNVKAYNALLDGLRKSGMVDDAFQLLSRMIEKGISPNVVTYNSMIQGLCDLGRLEEVKVLVNDMSNSNISLNVVTFSILIDAYCKERKMKEAEDLLEIMKQRNVCPNVVTYNTLIDGYCLRGEIDKARQVLDSMVDKGLKPDIVSYNCLLNGYCKKGRIDEAWLLFLKVPLKGLEYNTCTYNTMINGLFSKRRFSEGWKLFKDMGARRVCPNMYTYNTLLDGLCKNGETDEALSFLHIIEGKGVNPDRVTYGAVINGLCKNGKLDVARDLFNRLPSRGVQPNARIYNMIIGALCHEGSTEEAKCLLTEMQSRGCAADDMTYNIMTRSFLKKKELSKAIPYLEEMREKGLSADASTLSMLVDHMQGQTKDDFLLKLMKDVLPKDIVS; this is translated from the coding sequence ATGATGAGGAGAAGAACTGCTGTTTCTGCAATCGATCTCATTCATGGAAGTGGATTTCTCAATCGATGGTCGCATAAATCgggtattctctctcctacattctctctcttctcttccatGGCTTCTCAACCTACGCGGCCCAGAATCGATTTCAGCTGTGTTAAAGAATTAAATGATGCTATTGAATTGTTTCAAAAAATGAAGTGTATGCAGCTGGAGGCTCCTGTTCTCGCGTATAATAAACTTATGAGTATTAGTGTAAAGATTGAGCAGTACTCTTTTGCCCTTGATgtgttcgatgaaatgcttAGGATGGGTGTCCCTGTTAATGTTTACACAATGACTATTGCTGTGAACTGTTGTTGTCTCTTGAAAGATATAAAATCTGGCTTTGCTATAATGGGTATGTTTTTCAAGAGAGGCTACGAACCAAATGTCACGACATTCAACACTCTGATTAAAGGGCTGTTTTTAGATCATAGGGTGGTCGAGGCTGGAAAATTGTTCAATAAGATTTTGCGTTTCAGAATATGTGAGCCTAATGATGTTATGATTTTGGCGATGGTAGACGGGCTTTGTAAATCCGGAAATGTCCTTCCAGCGAGAGATTTAGTTCGTAGATTAGAAAGAAGTAGGTTGAGACCTAATGTCAAGGCTTATAATGCATTACTCGACGGGCTACGCAAATCTGGAATGGTGGATGATGCTTTCCAGCTCCTATCCAGGATGATCGAAAAGGGTATATCACCCAATGTTGTCACGTATAACTCGATGATTCAGGGGTTGTGCGACCTAGGGAGACTGGAGGAAGTTAAGGTTTTGGTGAATGATATGTCCAATTCTAATATTTCTCTCAATGTCGTAACTTTTAGTATATTGATTGATGCATACTGCAAGGAGAGAAAGATGAAAGAGGCTGAGGATTTGTTGGAAATTATGAAGCAACGTAACGTATGCCCTAATGTTGTCACTTATAATACGCTGATTGATGGGTATTGTTTGAGAGGGGAAATTGACAAAGCACGACAAGTACTTGATTCCATGGTTGACAAGGGACTTAAGCCTGATATTGTTAGCTACAACTGCTTATTAAATGGATATTGCAAAAAGGGGAGAATAGACGAAGCTTGGCTTCTTTTTCTCAAAGTTCCTTTGAAAGGTTTGGAGTATAATACATGTACTTATAATACCATGATTAATGGATTGTTTAGTAAGCGTAGATTTTCCGAGGGCTGGAAACTTTTCAAGGATATGGGAGCTCGACGAGtatgtcccaacatgtatactTATAATACATTGTTGGATGGGTTGTGCAAGAATGGGGAGACTGATGAAGCTCTTTCTTTTCTGCACATAATTGAAGGGAAAGGAGTTAATCCTGATAGAGTCACGTATGGGGCTGTCATTAATGGGTTATGCAAAAATGGGAAACTTGATGTTGCCAGAGATCTTTTCAACCGACTTCCTTCTAGAGGTGTTCAACCTAATGCTCGAATATACAATATGATCATCGGTGCACTTTGTCATGAAGGTTCTACGGAGGAGGCAAAATGTTTGCTTACAGAGATGCAGAGTCGTGGTTGTGCAGCTGACGACATGACATACAACATCATGACGCGAAGTTTCCTAAAGAAGAAAGAGCTTAGCAAGGCAATACCATACTTGGAGGAAATGCGCGAAAAGGGACTCTCGGCAGATGCTTCTACTCTTTCCATGCTCGTTGATCATATGCAAGGACAAACTAAAGATGATTTTCTTCTTAAATTGATGAAGGATGTTTTGCCAAAGGATATTGTATCGTAG
- the LOC130999682 gene encoding polygalacturonase-like, producing MANPTTILFTSLFLASLHQSSQSIPTNSTTYDVVELGANPNGEIESTNSMLRAWSLACASTTPPTIYVPRGRFLLKSLHFKGPCNNTAVTLRIDGTLVAPPDYAATGGAAYWLLFEGAHGVSIRGGVLDGRGSALWACKMNGEKCPDGTTTLGISNSKNVTISGLTSLNSQMFHIVINGCKNVMLQGVTILASENSPNTDGIHVQLSTGVTILNSKIGTGDDCISIGPGATGLWIEGVGCGPGHGISIGSLGKDFEEEGVENVTVKRVTFTNTQNGVRIKAWGRPSKGFAKDVLFQHAIMSNVQNPIVIDQNYCPSNKNCPGQVSGVKISNVSYRDVQGTSATKVAVKFDCSETSPCHAIKLENVNLSYKHQPAQAICSNAAGTVAGVVEPSSCLF from the exons ATGGCAAACCCTACAACCATTCTTTTCACATCACTTTTCCTCGCATCTCTCCACCAATCATCACAATCCATTCCAACCAATTCGACCACGTACGACGTCGTGGAATTAGGAGCGAATCCCAACGGTGAAATCGAATCCACAAATTCCATGTTGAGAGCATGGTCCTTAGCTTGTGCCTCCACAACTCCACCCACTATTTACGTGCCACGTGGCAGATTCCTCCTCAAGAGCCTTCACTTCAAGGGCCCGTGCAACAACACCGCCGTCACGCTCCGCATCGACGGCACCCTAGTGGCCCCGCCCGACTACGCCGCCACTGGCGGCGCTGCCTATTGGCTCCTCTTCGAAGGGGCCCACGGCGTCTCCATACGCGGCGGCGTCCTCGACGGTCGGGGCTCGGCCTTGTGGGCTTGCAAAATGAACGGCGAAAAATGTCCCGATGGCACCACG ACATTGGGAATTTCGAATTCGAAAAATGTGACAATCTCTGGATTGACGTCTCTAAATAGCCAAATGTTTCACATTGTGATCAATGGTTGCAAAAATGTAATGTTACAAGGAGTGACCATTTTGGCCTCTGAAAATAGCCCCAACACAGATGGAATTCATGTCCAATTGTCGACGGGAGTCACGATTTTGAACTCCAAAATCGGCACCGGCGACGACTGCATCTCGATAGGGCCGGGCGCCACCGGCTTGTGGATCGAGGGCGTCGGTTGTGGCCCCGGCCACGGCATTAG CATTGGGAGCTTAGGTAAGGATTTTGAAGAGGAAGGGGTGGAAAATGTGACAGTGAAAAGGGTAACAttcacaaacacacaaaatgGAGTGAGGATAAAGGCATGGGGGAGACCAAGCAAAGGGTTTGCAAAGGATGTTTTGTTCCAACATGCCATTATGTCTAATGTCCAAAACCCTATAGTCATTGATCAAAATTATTGTCCAAGTAACAAAAATTGTCCTGGCCag GTATCTGGGGTTAAAATCTCTAATGTGTCTTATCGAGACGTTCAAGGCACATCGGCAACAAAAGTGGCCGTGAAATTCGACTGCAGTGAGACCAGTCCATGCCATGCCATCAAATTGGAAAACGTTAATCTCAGTTACAAACATCAACCAGCACAAGCAATCTGCTCCAACGCCGCCGGCACCGTGGCCGGCGTCGTCGAGCCCTCCAGCTGCTTGTTTTGA
- the LOC130999681 gene encoding polygalacturonase-like: MIINKKTQISITITVAFFLIDSSSATLSYNVKSFGAKSNGKSDCTKAFLSAWGAACAAAQPAEIHVPAGRYRLRNVVFSGKSCKNTAITISIDGTLVAPSNYSVIGNSGSWLKFERVTGVSIYGGTLDGRGAALWACKNSGHNCPKGATTLAFYNSNNISINALSSLNSQMFHILIYGCHNVNLMNVKISADGNSPNTDGIHIEQSSAVAILGSRIGTGDDCVSIGPGASDLLIENLFCGPGHGISIGSLGWNLQEAGVQNVTIKTATFRGTQNGLRIKTWARPSNGFVKDVYFQHIVIDNAKYPIIIDQNYCPDHNNCPSQDSGVKISNVRYEDVHGTSATQIAVKFDCSKTNPCSEITLDGVNLTFKDNPANATASCENAGGTANDVVEPTSCLNEER, translated from the exons atgattatcaacaaaaaaacacaaatttccATCACGATCACCGTCGCATTCTTCTTGATCGACTCATCTTCTGCAACTCTCAGCTATAATGTGAAGAGTTTCGGAGCAAAATCCAACGGAAAATCCGACTGCACAAAGGCTTTCCTCAGTGCGTGGGGCGCCGCCTGCGCCGCCGCGCAACCTGCCGAGATCCACGTGCCGGCGGGGCGGTATCGGCTGCGGAATGTAGTGTTTTCCGGCAAGTCGTGCAAGAACACGGCAATCACTATTAGCATCGATGGCACTCTCGTAGCTCCGAGTAACTACAGCGTGATCGGGAATTCCGGCAGCTGGTTGAAGTTTGAGAGGGTCACCGGAGTTTCCATATACGGCGGAACCCTAGACGGTCGAGGGGCGGCGCTGTGGGCCTGCAAGAACTCCGGCCACAATTGTCCCAAGGGAGCCACG ACTTTAGCATTCTACAACTCAAACAACATAAGTATCAATGCACTATCATCCTTAAACAGTCAAATGTTCCACATTCTCATTTATGGATGTCACAATGTCAATCTCATGAACGTGAAAATATCCGCCGACGGAAACAGCCCCAACACCGACGGAATTCACATCGAGCAATCATCGGCCGTCGCTATTTTAGGCTCACGCATCGGCACCGGTGACGATTGTGTCTCGATCGGCCCCGGCGCTTCCGACTTGTTGATCGAAAACCTCTTTTGTGGGCCCGGTCACGGGATAag TATAGGGAGTCTAGGTTGGAATTTGCAAGAGGCGGGAGTGCAGAATGTGACAATCAAAACGGCGACGTTTAGGGGGACTCAAAATGGTTTGAGAATAAAGACGTGGGCAAGGCCTAGCAATGGATTTGTTAAAGACGTTTATTTTCAACACATTGTGATTGATAATGCCAAATATCCAATTATTATTGATCAAAATTATTGTCCCGACCACAATAATTGTCCTAGCCAG GATTCAGGCGTGAAAATTAGCAATGTGAGATATGAAGATGTACATGGGACATCTGCAACACAAATTGCAGTGAAATTTGACTGCAGTAAAACCAATCCATGCAGTGAAATAACTCTAGACGGAGTTAATCTCACCTTCAAAGATAATCCGGCAAATGCAACGGCATCCTGCGAGAACGCCGGAGGAACGGCAAACGACGTTGTCGAGCCCACGAGTTGCTTAAATGAAGAAAGATGA
- the LOC130999683 gene encoding 6,7,8-trihydroxycoumarin synthase-like: MILLLSIFLPIIFFYLLHKTRKTTKSNLPPGPPSLPLIGNLHQLATASNLHFYLWLLSKKYSSPIIHLKLGSHPLIVVSSPKLAKEVLQTQDLSFCSRPKLIAMQKLTYQYSDIAFSPYSDNWREMRKMTFIHLLSTKKVQSFRPIREDEISLMIAMISKSASSHEVVNLSEMATALSCSLICRIAFGKRYNNHESETRRFKNLVNEFAAMTLTYFVSDYVPALGWVDKLVGSTKRLDRAFENHDSFYQELIDEHLDPRRAKKEEEEENILDTLIKLKEDKSSPIDLNWNSIKALLMNIFIAGADTSSRATIWAMTALIKTPNVMKKLQAEIRSLIGEKGKVDEDDLPKLPYLKAVIMESFRLYPSTPLLIPRETIKKSILDGYEIQPKTIVYVNAWAISRDPEYWENPDEFVPERFLNSNTDLKGKDFGLTPFGSGRRICPGMVMGMVNVELIVANLLYSFDWELPLGIRAEDVDTAPMTGLAVANTNELLLVPQKYGIV, encoded by the exons ATGATACTTCTATTATCCATATTTCTTCCCATAATCTTCTTCTACCTTCTCCACAAAACTCGAAAAACAACAAAATCAAACCTCCCGCCGGGTCCCCCGAGCCTGCCGTTGATCGGAAACCTCCACCAGCTCGCCACCGCCAGCAACCTACACTTTTACCTATGGCTCCTCTCCAAGAAATACAGCTCTCCTATCATTCACTTGAAATTAGGCTCTCACCCCCTAATTGTTGTTTCCTCACCAAAATTGGCAAAAGAAGTTCTCCAAACTCAAGATTTGTCATTTTGTAGCCGACCAAAACTCATTGCTATGCAAAAACTAACATACCAATACTCAGATATAGCCTTCTCACCATACAGCGATAATTGGAGAGAGATGAGAAAAATGACATTCATTCATCTATTGAGCACAAAAAAGGTTCAATCTTTCCGCCCCATTCGCGAAGACGAAATCTCTCTTATGATCGCCATGATCTCCAAATCTGCTTCCTCTCATgaggttgtgaatttgagtgaGATGGCGACGGCTCTCAGCTGCAGTTTGATATGCAGAATAGCTTTCGGTAAGAGATACAACAATCATGAGTCCGAAACGAGGCGATTCAAGAATCTTGTAAATGAATTTGCGGCGATGACGCTCACTTACTTTGTATCCGATTACGTTCCTGCTCTCGGTTGGGTGGATAAACTTGTTGGATCGACGAAGAGGCTCGATAGGGCCTTCGAGAATCACGATTCGTTCTACCAGGAGCTCATCGACGAGCATCTCGATCCGAGGAGGGCGAagaaggaggaggaggaggaaaaTATTCTTGATACTTTGATCAAGCTTAAAGAAGACAAGTCTTCTCCCATTGATCTCAATTGGAATAGCATCAAAGCCTTACTAATG AACATATTTATAGCTGGTGCAGATACAAGTTCCAGAGCAACCATTTGGGCAATGACAGCACTGATCAAAACTCCCAACGTCATGAAAAAATTACAAGCTGAAATAAGAAGTTTGATAGGCGAAAAGGGCAAAGTAGATGAAGATGATCTGCCCAAACTTCCCTACCTAAAAGCAGTCATCATGGAGTCTTTCCGACTATACCCTTCTACCCCACTTCTTATACCAAGAGAAACAATCAAAAAGAGCATTCTAGATGGCTATGAAATTCAACCCAAAACAATCGTGTATGTTAATGCATGGGCAATCTCAAGAGATCCCGAGTACTGGGAAAATCCAGATGAGTTCGTGCCTGAGAGGTTCTTGAATAGCAATACTGACTTAAAAGGAAAAGATTTCGGGCTCACTCCCTTTGGATCAGGCCGAAGAATCTGCCCCGGTATGGTTATGGGGATGGTGAATGTGGAGCTTATTGTTGCAAATTTGCTCTATAGTTTCGATTGGGAATTGCCGTTGGGGATCCGAGCAGAAGATGTGGATACAGCTCCAATGACTGGACTCGCAGTGGCAAATACAAATGAACTTCTACTTGTTCCTCAGAAATATGGTATTGTTTAG
- the LOC130996989 gene encoding 6,7,8-trihydroxycoumarin synthase-like, with product MSILLWISLSTILLYLLYKATKPSKTLAPPGPPRLPLIGNLHQFLAAGNLPAYLWELSKKHGPIVHLELGSLPVVVVSSAELAKQVLKTQDQSFCTRPKFLGQQRLSYASMDMAFAPYGDYWRELRKIASVHLLSARKVQSFRPVREEEVSRMINKISSISSEREGVVNLSEMAIALGSSLICRIAFGRGCEDGYGEAKQLGFGEMLREAQGVLASLSMSDFFPWLGWVDWINGYGSWVERTYKNLDGFYQELINEHLDPKRKEKEKDVVDALIQLKEERSLSIDFDWRSVKAMLMNIFIGATDTSAATTVWVMTALIKAPKIMSKLQQEIRNLAGQKGRVDEDDLPQLPYLKAVINETFRLHPPIPLLMPREAMQRCTLHGYEIEPKTVVYVHAGAVARDPECWKDPDEFVPERFLNSDIDDVKGQDFGFLPFGAGRRMCPGSVMGIVNVELAVANLLYSFDWETLKGMKVEDIDEESHPGITMHKKRPLLLVAKRYSP from the exons ATGTCAATTTTGCTATGGATTTCCCTCTCCACAATCTTGCTATACCTCCTCTACAAAGCCACAAAACCCTCAAAAACCCTAGCTCCCCCGGGCCCGCCTCGCCTCCCGTTGATCGGAAACCTCCACCAATTCCTAGCGGCCGGAAACCTACCTGCCTATCTATGGGAGCTCTCCAAGAAACACGGCCCCATCGTCCACCTAGAACTCGGCTCCCTCCCCGTGGTCGTCGTCTCCTCCGCCGAGCTAGCAAAACAAGTGCTCAAAACGCAAGATCAATCATTCTGCACGAGGCCCAAATTTCTCGGGCAGCAGAGGCTCTCCTACGCCAGCATGGACATGGCGTTCGCGCCCTACGGCGACTACTGGCGGGAGCTGCGGAAGATCGCCTCCGTCCACCTCCTCAGCGCGAGGAAGGTCCAATCGTTCCGCCCCGTTCGAGAGGAGGAAGTCTCTCGCATGATCAACAAGATTTCGAGCATTTCTAGTGAGAGAGAAGGGGTCGTGAATTTGAGTGAGATGGCTATCGCTCTAGGCAGCAGCTTGATATGCAGAATTGCTTTTGGGAGAGGATGCGAAGATGGCTATGGAGAGGCGAAGCAATTGGGGTTTGGTGAGATGTTGAGAGAGGCTCAAG GTGTGTTAGCGTCTTTGTCTATGTCGGATTTCTTTCCCTGGTTGGGATGGGTGGATTGGATCAATGGGTATGGGAGTTGGGTGGAGAGGACTTATAAGAATTTGGATGGTTTCTACCAAGAGCTTATCAACGAGCATCTTGATCCGAAGaggaaggagaaggagaaggatgTTGTTGATGCATTAATCCAGCTTAAAGAGGAGAGGTCTCTCTCTATCGATTTCGACTGGCGGAGTGTCAAAGCGATGCTGATG AACATATTCATCGGAGCAACCGATACAAGCGCGGCGACAACGGTTTGGGTGATGACGGCGTTGATCAAGGCACCCAAAATCATGAGCAAACTCCAACAAGAAATTCGAAATTTAGCTGGCCAAAAAGGGAGAGTAGACGAAGACGATCTCCCTCAACTCCCATATCTAAAAGCAGTCATAAACGAGACATTCCGATTGCACCCTCCGATTCCGTTGCTCATGCCAAGAGAGGCAATGCAGAGATGCACTCTACACGGCTATGAGATCGAGCCCAAGACGGTGGTCTATGTCCACGCGGGTGCAGTTGCAAGGGATCCCGAGTGTTGGAAGGATCCAGACGAGTTCGTGCCTGAGAGGTTCTTGAATAGTGATATTGATGACGTGAAAGGGCAAGATTTCGGGTTCCTTCCGTTTGGGGCGGGGCGGAGAATGTGCCCCGGATCGGTGATGGGGATTGTGAATGTGGAGCTTGCAGTTGCGAATTTGCTCTACTCTTTTGATTGGGAAACCCTAAAGGGGATGAAGGTGGAAGATATTGATGAGGAATCTCATCCTGGGATTACAATGCATAAGAAAAGACCACTTCTTCTTGTAGCTAAGAGATATTCACCTTGA